In Blastopirellula sp. J2-11, a single genomic region encodes these proteins:
- a CDS encoding nuclear transport factor 2 family protein, translated as MTTNLASTRPIVIAPPFTLETAIQKVRMAEDGWNSRDPHRVALAYTEDSVWRNRSEFIIGRDAIVKFLTGKWDRELDYRLTKSLWAFTDNRIAVRFQYEWHDAADNWFRSYGNELWEFDEQGLMRRREASINDVPIHKSDRKFFWPAPGPRPADHPGISEIQ; from the coding sequence ATGACCACCAATCTTGCTTCGACTCGTCCCATCGTGATCGCGCCGCCGTTCACGCTGGAGACCGCAATCCAAAAAGTTCGCATGGCGGAAGATGGCTGGAACTCGCGAGATCCCCATCGTGTCGCGTTGGCCTACACCGAAGACTCGGTCTGGCGAAACCGCAGCGAGTTTATCATTGGACGTGATGCGATCGTCAAGTTCCTCACCGGCAAATGGGACCGCGAGCTCGACTATCGGCTAACGAAATCGCTGTGGGCGTTCACCGACAATCGCATCGCGGTCCGCTTTCAATACGAATGGCATGACGCGGCAGACAATTGGTTCCGTAGCTACGGCAACGAGCTGTGGGAGTTTGACGAGCAGGGATTGATGCGACGCCGCGAAGCCAGCATCAACGACGTGCCGATTCACAAATCTGACCGCAAGTTCTTCTGGCCGGCGCCAGGTCCGCGGCCTGCGGATCATCCAGGCATTTCAGAGATCCAATAG
- a CDS encoding carboxymuconolactone decarboxylase family protein, producing the protein MSRLNAIAPENAEGKSKEMLETVGRKLGMVPNMMRTMANSPAVLEGYLSLSGALGHGKLSAKVREQIALAVAQANGCDYCLAAHSAVGKMVGLTSDQIGDSRNGRSIDPATDSLLRFARQIVETRGQVSDADVQAVRDAGFDEGAIAEVIAGVALDIFTNYFNIVADTEVDFPRASSL; encoded by the coding sequence ATGTCACGCCTGAACGCAATCGCCCCAGAGAACGCTGAAGGGAAGTCCAAAGAGATGCTGGAAACGGTCGGTCGAAAGCTCGGCATGGTTCCCAACATGATGCGTACCATGGCGAACTCGCCTGCTGTTTTGGAGGGCTACCTGTCGCTGAGCGGCGCCCTGGGACACGGAAAACTCTCCGCCAAAGTCCGCGAACAAATCGCCCTGGCGGTCGCCCAAGCGAACGGATGCGATTACTGTCTGGCCGCCCACTCGGCGGTCGGCAAGATGGTCGGCCTGACCTCAGACCAAATCGGTGATAGTCGCAACGGCCGTTCGATTGATCCCGCGACCGACAGTTTGCTTCGGTTCGCTCGCCAGATCGTCGAAACACGCGGGCAGGTCAGCGACGCCGATGTGCAAGCAGTCCGCGACGCCGGTTTTGACGAGGGCGCTATCGCCGAAGTCATCGCCGGTGTCGCACTCGATATCTTTACCAACTATTTCAACATCGTCGCGGATACCGAGGTCGATTTTCCTCGCGCTTCATCTCTCTAA
- a CDS encoding helix-turn-helix domain-containing protein — translation MNMAESFFHYLPITDRDMEFGFYVTGGGRGVVPPDSNYPPDQHPGVYQFSWAAGRQLPEFQIQFISEGRGEFESTPTGRVSIEPDTLFLLFPGVWHRYQPVRPVGWTERWISLHGEFMHRLLENSTISPNSALVRLEIGQRASLLQTFDRLLDRIHQDPSRHSPAVCANALELLTLALELLPQQAENIASVRNGRVSPVLDPIVNKALDIIWTRSDRPLSVNQLVDALPTTRRTMERKFISALGHTVLDEINHCRLLRAKRLLTETNLSVKSVAYLAGFGGQERFRRLMIAKEGCPPGEYRDRTRSSDSE, via the coding sequence ATGAATATGGCCGAGAGCTTTTTTCACTATCTGCCGATTACCGATCGCGACATGGAATTTGGCTTCTATGTCACCGGCGGCGGTCGCGGCGTCGTCCCCCCCGACTCGAACTATCCGCCGGACCAACACCCTGGCGTCTACCAATTCTCGTGGGCGGCTGGACGCCAACTGCCGGAATTCCAAATTCAATTCATCAGCGAAGGACGCGGCGAGTTCGAGTCAACGCCGACCGGCCGGGTCAGCATCGAACCCGACACGCTCTTCCTGCTGTTTCCCGGCGTGTGGCACCGGTATCAGCCGGTCCGCCCCGTCGGCTGGACCGAACGATGGATTTCGCTGCACGGCGAGTTCATGCATCGCCTGCTTGAAAACAGCACGATCTCGCCGAACAGCGCCTTGGTTCGACTGGAGATCGGGCAACGTGCATCGCTGCTGCAGACGTTTGATCGCCTGCTCGATCGAATCCATCAAGATCCATCGCGACACTCGCCTGCCGTTTGCGCAAACGCGTTGGAGTTGCTCACGCTAGCGCTCGAACTGTTGCCGCAACAAGCGGAGAACATCGCTTCCGTCCGCAACGGACGCGTCAGTCCTGTTCTGGATCCGATCGTGAACAAAGCGCTTGACATCATCTGGACGAGGAGCGACCGCCCGCTTTCAGTCAATCAGTTGGTTGACGCTCTTCCTACGACACGACGAACCATGGAACGCAAGTTCATCAGCGCACTTGGACATACCGTACTGGATGAAATCAATCACTGCCGCTTGCTTCGCGCGAAGCGCCTGCTGACCGAGACCAATCTCTCGGTCAAATCGGTCGCCTATCTGGCCGGTTTCGGCGGACAAGAGCGATTCCGGCGACTGATGATCGCCAAAGAAGGTTGCCCGCCTGGCGAATATCGTGATCGAACTCGCTCCAGTGATTCTGAATAA
- a CDS encoding alpha/beta fold hydrolase: MTHRTKWNLAFALAMLTSLALGLPGSALAQQSSVVKYKTAKVGDLDIFYREAGPKDAPAILLLHGFPTSSQMFRNLIPALADKYHVIAPDYPGYGHSSMPSHDKFSYTFDHLAQVIDKFTEQVGLTNYALYVQDYGAPIGFRLASQHPERITAIVVQNGNAYDEGLDNDFWQPVKAYWNQPTSQEKRDSLRKLLTYDATKWQYVHGVKNPELVSPDGPAEDQFLLDRPGNNEIQLDMFLSYGSNPPLYPKWQEYFRKHQPPMLIAWGKNDLIFPAAGAEPYKRDLKTLEFHLLDAGHFALESNGAEIATLMRNFLGKHVTK; encoded by the coding sequence ATGACACATAGAACGAAATGGAATCTAGCGTTCGCTCTCGCGATGCTGACATCATTGGCCTTAGGCCTTCCCGGTTCTGCGCTCGCGCAGCAATCGTCCGTCGTGAAATACAAAACGGCTAAGGTCGGCGATCTCGATATTTTTTACCGAGAAGCCGGCCCCAAGGACGCTCCCGCGATCTTGTTGCTCCATGGTTTCCCCACCAGTTCGCAGATGTTTCGTAATTTAATCCCCGCGTTGGCCGACAAGTATCATGTGATTGCGCCCGACTATCCCGGCTACGGTCATAGTTCGATGCCGTCGCATGACAAGTTTTCCTACACCTTCGATCACCTGGCGCAAGTGATCGATAAATTCACGGAACAAGTCGGCCTGACGAACTACGCGTTGTATGTGCAGGACTATGGCGCTCCGATCGGGTTTCGTCTGGCGTCGCAGCACCCCGAGCGAATCACGGCCATCGTCGTACAAAACGGCAACGCCTATGACGAAGGTCTCGACAACGATTTCTGGCAGCCGGTCAAAGCCTACTGGAACCAGCCGACGAGCCAAGAGAAGCGAGACTCGCTGCGCAAACTGCTTACTTACGACGCCACCAAGTGGCAGTACGTGCATGGTGTGAAAAACCCAGAGCTCGTCAGTCCTGACGGACCGGCGGAAGATCAGTTTCTGCTGGATCGTCCCGGCAACAACGAGATTCAACTTGACATGTTTCTCAGCTACGGCAGCAACCCGCCGCTCTATCCAAAGTGGCAAGAATATTTCCGCAAGCATCAGCCTCCCATGCTGATCGCGTGGGGCAAGAACGATTTGATTTTCCCGGCCGCAGGTGCGGAGCCTTACAAGCGAGACCTGAAGACGCTGGAGTTCCACCTGCTCGACGCTGGGCACTTCGCTCTAGAATCGAACGGCGCCGAGATCGCTACGCTGATGCGAAACTTCCTAGGCAAGCACGTTACCAAGTAG
- a CDS encoding DUF6493 family protein yields the protein MSKQPLEDILKSGDLGKCRDFFLGMPEQERRRLAPKCIDWLRKSFDSRTFDAETRTYNYRDHMPTETIAVAVFSTGTAAELKKLGWQARISEDLMYEIFVDRRPDWIVQWVQQQLDAERYWGHWRLIRRLVLSGLLEKPEHPNYYLGMIGALKGPRLARDSEPSLEAKLRSDPTLLEDDVWRLFEYEGGGDNSLANCDKVSLGGKWSDSLIALAATGDLSRDRLLTCSLDALERDFNHYRAKWFLDFHDALQPTKEEQAAFAPQYLHLLGASAPNVVTWAYKKVEQLAKAKAIDPKLLIANIRPVLQSRQKGIVNKALKLLDTVAKKSKVEKSDLAFVVLPALGHEIAEVQANTLGLIETYGDSNNSKFVREFQEYASVIAPSERKRFDAWLATTGESVEVALPAEESAAPVDLQQIKAIDPKLRKLFAIDDLLESRKQGTTTIPAVRFDGTDIPRLPGQAKIAPIEDLDELIESCSRLIEDAKDIDHVERAYDGISRLCDVRPDDFDSRVAPLLQRVVKLLKKDRFPFAGIGPGDDLCGLIYAWCTGIVLEGKRKTSNRHAVVQYTLEGEEHSALSGNLDKPIGFLSRRILAIAKRVAERKPAALWSAPTHQGAWIDPHVLVERVRASGKSEPDLYDVILALLRLAPDDRKGALAQLKSNSSELTQAVRYALGAPKVAIGETAPLWFAAARCRAPWNNDVQVAAAFPDQGPDTAQAAKHELIIEKTRSKRLRIGLQSLPPAPKKLDPYCVTACYRAINGTLDHCRFELGGAGGRSSDAVAWTASIWPQARESYFAVAAFDLAENLDWWGAEWQNKTFLEPLFEPTTPLREMGLLLLAIGLGAKDPGEHGLATDVTIATIEDGRLGSDNLGQILHQLLPTGLVKPVRWAKTLAEAARISTVHAAVIQQSLQQALSIDEKSLPRDWAKLLELLLQLSIDLEQSISHPGCLELLRSLKGSGKGPKIAKLLLQRTASPESSQRIIDLALQHRIHTLEARMAKAV from the coding sequence ATGAGTAAGCAACCGCTGGAAGACATTTTGAAGTCGGGCGATCTCGGCAAGTGTCGCGACTTTTTTCTGGGAATGCCAGAGCAAGAGCGGCGACGCTTGGCGCCGAAATGCATTGATTGGTTGCGCAAGTCGTTCGACTCGCGCACTTTCGATGCCGAGACCCGCACTTACAACTATCGAGATCACATGCCAACCGAGACCATCGCGGTAGCGGTGTTCTCTACCGGGACGGCGGCGGAGCTGAAAAAACTGGGTTGGCAGGCGCGCATCAGCGAGGACCTGATGTACGAAATCTTCGTCGATCGACGACCTGACTGGATTGTCCAGTGGGTGCAGCAGCAGTTAGACGCAGAACGTTATTGGGGGCATTGGCGACTAATCCGCCGGCTTGTCTTGTCAGGACTCTTGGAGAAGCCTGAGCATCCCAACTATTACTTAGGAATGATCGGCGCTCTCAAGGGGCCTCGATTGGCGAGAGATTCTGAGCCCTCCTTAGAGGCGAAGTTGCGCAGCGATCCGACCTTGCTGGAGGACGACGTTTGGCGTTTGTTTGAATACGAAGGCGGAGGGGATAACAGTCTAGCCAACTGCGATAAGGTGAGTCTCGGGGGAAAATGGAGCGATTCGCTGATCGCGTTGGCCGCGACCGGCGATTTGTCTCGCGACCGTCTGTTGACTTGCTCGCTCGATGCGCTAGAGCGCGATTTCAATCACTATCGGGCGAAGTGGTTCCTTGATTTTCATGACGCTTTACAGCCCACGAAAGAAGAGCAGGCGGCGTTTGCTCCGCAGTATCTGCACCTACTCGGCGCTTCGGCGCCCAATGTTGTCACCTGGGCCTACAAAAAAGTGGAGCAACTTGCCAAAGCCAAAGCGATCGATCCCAAGTTGCTGATCGCGAACATTCGACCCGTGCTGCAATCTCGGCAAAAGGGGATTGTCAACAAAGCGTTGAAGCTGCTCGATACGGTCGCCAAGAAAAGCAAGGTTGAGAAATCCGATCTGGCTTTCGTTGTATTGCCGGCCTTGGGACACGAAATCGCCGAGGTGCAAGCCAATACGCTCGGCCTGATCGAAACCTACGGTGACTCGAACAACTCGAAGTTCGTCCGCGAGTTTCAAGAGTACGCGTCGGTGATTGCTCCTTCCGAGCGAAAACGATTCGACGCCTGGTTGGCGACGACTGGCGAATCGGTCGAAGTCGCACTTCCTGCCGAGGAATCGGCGGCGCCGGTCGACCTGCAGCAAATCAAAGCGATTGACCCCAAGCTGCGAAAGCTGTTCGCGATTGACGATTTGCTGGAAAGTCGAAAGCAAGGTACGACCACGATCCCTGCGGTCCGTTTCGATGGAACCGACATTCCTCGTTTGCCGGGACAGGCCAAGATCGCACCGATAGAAGATCTCGACGAATTGATCGAATCCTGTTCGCGACTGATTGAAGACGCGAAAGATATCGATCATGTGGAGCGCGCCTACGACGGGATCTCACGCCTCTGTGATGTGCGACCGGATGATTTTGATAGCCGTGTCGCTCCTTTGCTGCAGCGCGTTGTCAAGCTGCTCAAGAAAGATCGTTTCCCGTTTGCGGGGATCGGCCCCGGGGATGATCTTTGCGGATTGATCTACGCTTGGTGTACAGGGATCGTGTTAGAAGGGAAGCGGAAAACGTCGAACAGACATGCGGTCGTTCAGTACACGTTGGAAGGGGAGGAGCATTCAGCGCTGAGTGGAAATCTGGATAAGCCGATTGGGTTTCTCTCTCGACGTATTTTAGCGATCGCCAAACGCGTCGCTGAGCGAAAACCTGCTGCGCTTTGGAGCGCGCCGACGCACCAGGGAGCTTGGATTGATCCCCACGTACTTGTCGAGCGCGTGCGCGCCAGCGGCAAAAGTGAGCCTGATCTTTACGATGTGATCCTCGCATTGTTACGGCTTGCCCCCGATGATCGCAAAGGAGCGCTGGCTCAACTAAAGAGCAATTCCTCGGAGCTTACCCAGGCCGTCCGTTACGCATTGGGAGCCCCCAAAGTTGCGATCGGCGAGACGGCGCCGCTGTGGTTCGCAGCGGCCCGTTGTCGTGCGCCCTGGAACAACGACGTTCAAGTCGCTGCGGCGTTTCCCGATCAAGGTCCCGATACGGCGCAGGCGGCGAAGCATGAGTTGATCATTGAGAAGACTCGATCCAAAAGATTGCGGATCGGGCTTCAGTCCCTTCCACCGGCGCCCAAAAAGCTTGACCCGTATTGCGTCACCGCTTGTTATCGGGCCATCAATGGAACCTTGGATCACTGTCGGTTTGAGTTGGGTGGAGCAGGGGGGCGCAGTAGCGACGCAGTTGCTTGGACGGCGTCGATTTGGCCTCAGGCCCGCGAATCGTACTTCGCCGTCGCCGCCTTCGATTTGGCCGAAAACCTGGATTGGTGGGGCGCAGAATGGCAGAACAAGACATTTCTAGAGCCGCTGTTCGAGCCGACCACGCCGCTGCGCGAGATGGGACTGCTGCTGCTGGCGATCGGCCTGGGCGCTAAAGATCCCGGCGAGCATGGCCTGGCGACCGACGTCACGATTGCGACGATTGAAGATGGACGACTAGGCAGCGACAATCTCGGCCAAATCCTGCACCAACTATTGCCCACGGGCTTAGTGAAGCCGGTGCGTTGGGCCAAGACCTTGGCCGAAGCGGCGCGGATTTCAACCGTTCACGCAGCCGTGATCCAACAATCGCTGCAGCAAGCGCTTTCGATCGATGAGAAGTCGCTCCCACGAGATTGGGCCAAACTGCTGGAACTGCTGCTGCAACTTTCGATCGACCTGGAGCAATCGATCTCGCACCCCGGATGTCTGGAGCTTTTAAGAAGTTTAAAAGGATCTGGCAAAGGGCCCAAGATCGCCAAATTGCTCCTGCAAAGAACCGCATCGCCTGAGTCCTCTCAGCGGATTATCGATCTTGCACTTCAACATCGGATTCATACTTTAGAAGCAAGGATGGCCAAAGCGGTTTGA
- a CDS encoding LamG-like jellyroll fold domain-containing protein: MTPQTRKELGELINSQLDDSISDDDRRRLADLLRDDREAQRYYVENCQVHSMLAWEHGVLSETPFESATSAPSPTGNQQTVKSSAQRWQLCALAATVLFLATFVWSVYQASISKKSPTQPQLTTIEPNSTSIPWSERTVFGLFSKGRGAQLLVSDLLLDLNQGDALRNGRYELSEGFAEITFDNDVEVVIESPADFEIVSDMKMVMHRGRISAIVSPAGEGFSVETPSIELTDFGTEFAVEVTPDRASEVHVFSGEVKVTPKLAREGMERLQLVSNQATRVRQTSGIPEGIDIDLDRFLRRLNETPRQDIGYEQMMNELQPVMFFQMAPTLDGVSLSDQGSNHSAGILLKDRMVQAPFKPGRIGSSLYLGGPGTGAYAKVPNYQPITTGAITVCAWVKAESRPHWAAIAKQWSIEFDEQDLPSGLGGQFHFGLHEFAGGLEVQVRDRDKNVIKLREQEPLPLGQWQHVAFVADGQQLRLYRNGQEIASTECVGLATDGPQSLGIGAKLSPDCTQPDPQNPGYWHGRIDELAIFDRALSQEELTRLYENVPH, translated from the coding sequence ATGACTCCGCAAACGAGAAAAGAGCTTGGCGAGTTAATCAATTCGCAGCTCGATGACAGCATCTCGGACGATGATCGGCGTCGTCTCGCCGATCTCTTACGTGACGATCGCGAGGCGCAACGCTACTACGTCGAGAACTGCCAAGTTCATTCGATGCTCGCTTGGGAGCATGGAGTTTTGTCGGAAACTCCCTTCGAGTCGGCAACTTCGGCGCCCTCCCCAACAGGCAACCAGCAAACGGTCAAGTCGTCCGCTCAACGCTGGCAGCTTTGCGCTCTCGCCGCTACGGTGCTGTTTCTCGCAACTTTTGTCTGGAGCGTCTATCAGGCGTCCATCTCCAAAAAATCTCCCACGCAGCCGCAACTCACGACGATTGAACCGAATTCAACCAGCATTCCCTGGAGCGAACGAACGGTTTTTGGTTTGTTTTCCAAAGGTCGGGGAGCGCAACTCTTGGTCTCGGATCTGCTGCTGGATCTTAACCAGGGAGATGCGCTGCGGAACGGTCGATATGAGCTTTCTGAAGGTTTCGCAGAGATCACGTTCGACAACGATGTCGAAGTCGTAATCGAATCGCCAGCCGATTTTGAGATCGTCAGCGACATGAAAATGGTCATGCATCGCGGTCGAATCTCGGCCATCGTATCACCGGCAGGAGAAGGATTTTCTGTCGAGACCCCTTCGATTGAACTTACCGACTTCGGGACGGAATTTGCCGTCGAAGTCACTCCCGATCGAGCGAGCGAAGTTCACGTCTTTAGTGGTGAAGTGAAAGTCACGCCGAAGCTGGCGCGCGAAGGCATGGAGAGACTTCAACTGGTCTCCAATCAAGCGACCCGCGTTCGCCAAACCAGTGGTATTCCGGAAGGGATCGATATCGATCTTGATCGTTTTTTGCGCCGCTTGAATGAAACGCCCCGCCAAGACATCGGCTACGAACAGATGATGAACGAGCTGCAGCCGGTGATGTTTTTCCAAATGGCGCCCACCTTGGACGGCGTTTCTCTCTCCGATCAAGGAAGCAACCATTCTGCAGGGATCTTGCTGAAGGACAGGATGGTTCAAGCTCCCTTCAAACCGGGACGCATTGGAAGTTCGCTCTATCTTGGCGGACCAGGGACCGGCGCCTACGCTAAAGTTCCGAACTATCAGCCGATTACGACCGGAGCGATCACGGTCTGCGCTTGGGTCAAAGCCGAAAGCCGGCCCCACTGGGCGGCGATCGCCAAACAATGGTCCATCGAATTTGACGAACAAGATCTCCCGTCTGGCCTGGGGGGACAATTCCATTTTGGCCTGCATGAGTTTGCCGGCGGCTTGGAAGTCCAGGTTCGCGACCGTGACAAAAACGTCATCAAACTTCGCGAGCAGGAACCCTTGCCGCTCGGACAATGGCAACACGTCGCATTTGTCGCCGATGGTCAGCAGTTGCGACTCTATCGCAACGGCCAAGAAATCGCGTCAACCGAGTGCGTCGGCCTGGCGACCGATGGCCCCCAATCGCTCGGCATTGGCGCGAAACTTTCCCCCGATTGCACGCAACCCGATCCGCAAAATCCCGGTTATTGGCACGGACGAATTGACGAGTTGGCGATCTTCGATCGAGCATTGAGCCAAGAAGAGCTAACGCGACTTTACGAGAACGTGCCCCATTAG
- a CDS encoding DUF1559 domain-containing protein produces the protein MHGFFIRRRSPASRLGFTLVELLVVIAIIGVLIALLLPAVQQAREAARRMQCANNLKQIGLGLHNFHDTYNHMPPGGSRDGHGGYTWGTFVLPFSEQANLWDAIVEESGNYPPDPTGKKGSIYCGCHEYNVWTTPGPEHNVVEMYMCPSDVLPEVRDSTDMGFQCGKSNYAGSMGWGHNYGNGFFNRFIASITRFADVTDGLSNTIAIGEVGAGRNGSAPSAENPTNPAWAGSPKGGSGTSLTHWGPLREAWHGTPINLSNGGGPLADPDAWDKGFGSLHPGGAQFLFADGSVHFLPETISLGTYDNLGQINDGNVVGDL, from the coding sequence ATGCACGGCTTCTTTATTCGTCGACGGTCGCCAGCCAGCCGGCTTGGTTTTACCCTGGTCGAACTTTTGGTGGTGATCGCGATCATCGGTGTTTTGATCGCATTGCTCTTGCCGGCGGTGCAGCAGGCGCGGGAAGCGGCGCGTCGCATGCAGTGCGCGAACAATTTAAAGCAGATCGGTCTTGGTCTGCACAATTTCCACGACACGTATAACCATATGCCTCCCGGCGGCAGCCGAGACGGACATGGGGGATATACCTGGGGGACTTTCGTCCTGCCGTTTTCGGAGCAAGCGAACCTATGGGATGCGATTGTGGAGGAGTCGGGCAACTATCCTCCTGATCCGACCGGCAAAAAGGGATCGATTTACTGCGGCTGCCATGAGTACAACGTTTGGACCACTCCCGGTCCTGAGCACAATGTCGTGGAAATGTACATGTGCCCTTCTGACGTTCTGCCCGAGGTGCGTGATTCGACCGATATGGGTTTTCAGTGCGGTAAGTCCAACTACGCCGGCAGCATGGGCTGGGGGCACAACTACGGTAACGGGTTCTTCAACCGATTCATTGCTTCGATCACAAGATTCGCCGACGTCACCGACGGGCTTTCCAACACGATCGCGATCGGGGAAGTCGGAGCGGGGCGAAATGGTTCGGCCCCTTCAGCTGAGAATCCGACCAATCCGGCTTGGGCAGGAAGCCCGAAGGGGGGATCGGGCACTTCATTAACGCACTGGGGACCGCTGCGAGAAGCGTGGCACGGAACGCCGATCAATCTCTCCAACGGCGGCGGTCCGCTGGCCGATCCGGATGCCTGGGATAAAGGCTTTGGAAGCTTGCATCCCGGCGGCGCACAGTTCCTGTTCGCAGATGGTTCGGTGCACTTCCTCCCTGAAACGATTTCGCTAGGGACGTACGACAATCTGGGACAAATCAACGATGGCAACGTCGTTGGCGATTTATAG
- a CDS encoding sigma 54-interacting transcriptional regulator, protein MASLFPLLDDPKRLLLDLALQHSVAELLKLIVERLSSSEQVALARIWLAEPTTQCTECRSAELCQSQTECLQLVASGGRSAVSPHAEWTATDGDFRRMPFGARKVGRIAASGIALEEPQLSDPPPNWIARPDWVRAEGIQGFAGQPLIHRGKVLGVLAVFVRQPIASECMGWLRMIADHAAAAIAMARAFAEIETLRKKLELENEYLREELKGSGAFGELIGQSPALEAVSRQIDLVAPTDATVLILGESGTGKELVAREIHRRSKRADRPLIKVNCAAIPRELYESEFFGHAKGSFTGALRDRVGRFELAEGGTLFLDEVGEIPLELQAKLLRVLQEGELERVGEEQTRHVNVRLIAATNRDLRAEAEAARFRQDLYYRLSVFPVEVPALRRRKEDIPLLADHFLELAARRVGRSKSSLTLAAAQRLQQYDWPGNVRELQHVIERAVITSTGVRLNIELPDTSVAASPVVEVVKDVSIRTDAQIRQLEVDNIVAALQAANGKVSGVGGAAELLGLKPTTLASRIKKLGIQFPARR, encoded by the coding sequence ATGGCGTCGTTATTTCCTCTGCTGGACGATCCCAAGCGGCTGCTGCTCGACTTGGCGCTGCAGCACTCCGTCGCCGAGTTGTTGAAGCTGATTGTCGAGCGGTTGAGCAGCTCGGAGCAGGTTGCTTTAGCGCGGATTTGGCTCGCGGAGCCCACGACCCAATGCACAGAATGTCGATCCGCCGAGCTGTGTCAGTCGCAGACGGAATGTCTCCAGCTTGTTGCCAGCGGCGGACGTTCCGCCGTTTCGCCGCACGCCGAATGGACAGCCACCGACGGCGACTTCCGCAGGATGCCGTTTGGCGCACGTAAAGTAGGGCGAATCGCCGCGAGCGGGATTGCGCTGGAAGAGCCCCAGCTCTCTGATCCTCCGCCCAATTGGATTGCTCGACCTGATTGGGTCCGAGCCGAAGGAATTCAGGGCTTTGCCGGACAACCATTAATCCATCGCGGCAAGGTTCTCGGCGTGTTGGCAGTTTTTGTGCGTCAGCCGATCGCGAGCGAGTGCATGGGATGGTTGCGGATGATCGCGGATCACGCCGCCGCCGCGATCGCCATGGCGCGGGCGTTTGCCGAGATCGAGACGTTGCGTAAAAAGCTGGAGTTGGAGAATGAGTATCTGCGTGAAGAGCTGAAAGGCTCCGGCGCATTCGGCGAACTAATTGGGCAAAGCCCAGCCCTGGAAGCGGTGTCGCGACAGATTGATTTAGTCGCGCCGACCGACGCGACAGTCTTGATCTTGGGGGAGAGTGGAACGGGGAAAGAGTTGGTGGCCCGGGAGATTCATCGTCGTAGCAAACGGGCCGATCGTCCGTTGATCAAGGTCAACTGCGCGGCGATTCCGCGGGAACTGTACGAAAGCGAATTCTTTGGACATGCCAAGGGATCGTTCACCGGTGCGCTGCGCGATCGCGTTGGGCGGTTTGAATTGGCCGAAGGAGGAACGTTGTTTCTCGACGAAGTCGGCGAGATTCCGCTCGAGCTGCAAGCAAAGCTGCTGCGCGTACTGCAGGAAGGAGAGCTCGAACGCGTCGGCGAAGAACAGACGCGACACGTCAACGTGCGATTAATCGCAGCGACCAACCGCGACTTACGAGCAGAGGCGGAAGCAGCGAGATTTCGTCAAGATCTGTACTATCGACTGAGCGTGTTTCCCGTGGAGGTTCCGGCGCTGCGTCGACGAAAGGAAGATATTCCTTTGCTAGCCGATCACTTCTTAGAGTTAGCTGCACGCCGAGTCGGCCGCTCGAAATCATCATTGACTTTGGCGGCCGCGCAGCGACTGCAGCAATATGACTGGCCCGGCAATGTGCGCGAACTTCAGCACGTCATCGAGCGGGCCGTCATCACATCGACCGGCGTTCGCTTGAATATCGAGTTGCCGGATACATCCGTCGCCGCTTCTCCTGTTGTCGAAGTTGTCAAGGATGTTTCCATAAGAACCGATGCTCAGATCCGGCAACTTGAGGTCGATAACATTGTCGCGGCGCTGCAAGCGGCCAACGGCAAGGTTTCTGGCGTCGGAGGAGCGGCGGAGTTATTGGGACTAAAGCCGACGACATTGGCGTCGCGGATCAAAAAACTGGGGATTCAATTTCCCGCTCGGCGCTGA
- a CDS encoding YkgB family protein, producing the protein MNRMKTLFVGAAKFDRVGMNLTRIGLVIVLVWIGGLKAFRYEDEGIVPFVANSPLMSFFYQQPEGEYRLHRNREGELSPTNQQWHQQNGAYLFAYGLGSVIVCLGLLIATYPWLPQVSAVGSFLVFGMSLVTLSFLITTPECWVPAHGSPEHGFPLLSGAGCLVVKDAIMAGAALVTMADAAKTYLRQADPITMATNSESQQRAIAQ; encoded by the coding sequence ATGAACCGAATGAAGACACTTTTTGTTGGGGCCGCAAAGTTCGATCGCGTCGGCATGAACCTAACTCGGATCGGACTGGTAATCGTCCTGGTTTGGATCGGCGGCCTCAAAGCGTTCCGCTATGAAGATGAAGGAATCGTTCCTTTTGTCGCCAACAGTCCCCTGATGAGCTTCTTCTATCAACAGCCTGAAGGGGAATACCGGCTGCATCGGAACCGAGAAGGGGAACTATCGCCAACCAATCAACAGTGGCATCAACAAAATGGCGCCTATTTATTCGCTTACGGCCTCGGCTCCGTCATCGTTTGCCTGGGCTTGCTGATCGCAACTTACCCTTGGCTTCCCCAGGTTTCGGCGGTCGGCAGCTTTCTGGTCTTCGGCATGTCGCTGGTGACGTTGTCATTTTTAATCACGACGCCAGAGTGCTGGGTGCCGGCGCACGGGAGTCCAGAACACGGGTTTCCACTTTTGTCCGGCGCAGGGTGCTTGGTAGTGAAAGACGCAATCATGGCAGGCGCCGCGCTGGTCACGATGGCCGACGCAGCCAAGACCTACCTACGGCAAGCCGATCCGATCACGATGGCGACCAATTCAGAATCGCAACAACGCGCGATCGCTCAATGA